From Salmo salar chromosome ssa21, Ssal_v3.1, whole genome shotgun sequence:
cccagatctgtttgtgctatcttgGTCATTGTTAACACTCAGGGCATCTCACCCACTTAGTGAGTGAGGCTACAAGGCCTCCGGGTGTCAGGTTTGGACTGCCCACATTAAGGAGGTCAGGTGGGACTGAGTGGTatgggtggggttaggggtcaCGTGTTACAGGCTAGCTCAGGGTTGTGGCCAAGGTCGGAGGAAACGCATCCACGGCAACAGGGCTATCTGCATCCTCCATGTGTTTCCTGTTGAGGTGCTGCTATTCAGGGTGGGtcggagagaaagaaagagagaaaaagcgaGGGACatggagtgagacagagagcgagagagagaggagagagaaagaaaagactgACGAGGCCAAAGCTGAGTTGTTTGTATTAAGTTTCTGTCTGAGAACGTATCAAcgtgagtgtgtgtcagtatgtctATGCATGTGTGATCGTATTTGTGATACGTGTATGAGAGTGTgcgtgtagtgagtgtgtgtggtccTTCTCTCGATTCATCCCATCATGCCCCTAAAGCGTTGTGATCAGAGGGCCGTGGGGTCTGTGaggttgacagtgtgtgtgttgagttgGCTGCTATGTGTGTGTTGGGCTCCATCAGTAGTGGAGCCTGCTGGTACTCCCCCTGCTCCCCAGCAGAAAGCCCTCATCCTGCAGAGAGCCTTTCTGGGGCTGGACAAGTGCAATGCCTGCGTGGGGACGTCCATCTGCAAGAAGCTCTTGAAGGACCAGATAAGgtaggtgtgtctgtctgtcttactaAGAATCAATAGCTGGGTACAATAGCGCGGATTTTGCTCTCGCCTCTCAACTATTAAGTCCCTTTACAGTGAGCTCAGAACAGCACAAGGGATTGAATGTACGAATATGTCACAGTCTTAGTGAATTGACGGTGTTATGACATAGATAGACATCTGTAATGTCTGTGACCTGCTGTCCTAGTTGAATGGTTGTCAACCAACACCTGTGGTCATGATTCTGGGGGaaatcacacacaaacatgttTCCTGTGCACGTAGTACTGTATATTCCTAACAGACTTCGATGTTACAGTAACGTGTGGCAAGAGTCCTTGAGTGTAACGTCTTAAGGAAtattatgacaaaacattttccaCATACAGTGGTTAATGTTGAtacacccaaaacacacggcacgCAATGTCCCAAGTCACCTGTGAAAGTTCTGCCATCTGCCAGAGAAAATGGTTCAATTTCCATTGTTTCCAACGGATGCCGTGCAATGGCCAGGAAAGATCAACTGAGCCTCAACTGTGATCGAAGACTAACATAGATTAACAAGACGAACATAGAAAATATCAGTGTAATACATTTGTTTTCTGATTATGATTTTTAACTTAATCTTATGACAAGCCACCATTTCGGCAACTGTACAAGTGGCCAACTCAAGGTTTGGTTACATTCTCCACACTGCTTTTCCTCTAACATACAGTATTTCAAAGTATACTTTGGGTGCATCTCAGTTGTCTTGAGTAGCTTGAATCACCCCCTCATCTCCCCGCCCCAGGTTTGATTGGTGGATGTCCCCGGATACCACACTCCCATTGGCTGAGAAGCAGAGTTTCCCGGGGAACCTTACAGATGATTCATTAAGCTGGCGTCCTGTGGTCTTgtcgttcctctcctccccctgtctgcACTCGTCCTCCGACCGTTCAATCTGTCGCTCGGTGGGACGGCAGGGTCCCTGCAGCATCGAGGCCGTCCTCAGGGTCACACCCAGATTCCAGAGCTTGAACCAATCACATCTTCTGCTGCCCCATATTGTGAAGGTATGCATAGGTAGATCAATATATATAgatatgtacactatatatacaaaagtaagtggacaccacttcaaattagtggatttggctatttcagccacagtagttggtgacaggtgtataaaatcgagtacacagccatgcaatctccatagacaaacattggcagtagaatggctttctgaagagctccgtgactttcaacgtggaaccatcataggatgccacctttccaacaagtccgttTGTCAAATTTCAACTAAGTGCTGTATTGTGAAGTGGaatcgtctaggagcaacaatggctcagccacaaagcggtaggccacacaagctcacagaacgggactgtgcTGTCCTTGAGTTACAAACTGcctcaacgtcagcacaataacttttaGTCGGGagcatgaaatgggtttccatggctaagcagccgcacacaagcctaagatcctcATGCGTAataccaagcgttggctggagttgtgtaaagccattggactctggagcagtggaaacgcagtctctggagtgatgaatcacacttcaccatctggctgtctgacggatgaatctgggtttggctgatgccaggagaacgctacctgacccaatgtatagtgccaactgtaaagtttggttgaggaggaataatggtctggggccgtttttcatggttcgggctaggccccttagttccagtgaaaggaaatatTAACgcatagcatacaatgacattctagacgattctgtgcatccaactttgtggcagcagtttggagaaggcccttttctgttttagcatgacaatgcccctgcgCACAAAGCAAgacccatacagaaatggtttgtcgagttcagtgtggaaaaacttgattggcctgcacagagccctgatctcaaccccatcgaacacctttgagatgaattggaatgccgactgcgagcctgcccaacatcagtgcccaacctcactaatgctcttgtggctgaatggaagcacgtccccgcagcaatgttccaacatttagtggaaagccttccaagaagagttgaggctgttatagcagcaaagggggggggaccaactccatattaatgcccattattttggaatgagatgttcgacgagcaaatgtccacatacttttggtcatgtagtgtatactgtatatgACTTAGGAACTGGTAGGGGTGtgaatagatgttaacaggtagAGGTGTGGATGGGTACAGATGTGCAAACAGGTGAGTAAACTTCAATATTCTGAAACGTGGTACCCTCCTGAAACCTTGGCTGTACCCCATCCAGGGTTTGGCACCTCCCCTGTTGCGCTGTCCCTCCCAGAGACTGCTGGACCGCATTGTGCGCCGCTATGCTGAGGTGGTGGACGTGGGCAGTGTTCAGATGAAGCACTTCTCAGAGAGAGACAAACTACGGCTGCTCTACACGCTAGCTGTCAATCAACAGCCTCTCATACTGCAGGTGGGCCATAGACATACATAGATACTCACAGCCAGTTTCCCTGACACAGATAAATCCtaggactaaaaagcatgttaaAATGTAGATTCTCTATTGAAAGTGTTTATTTTTGCAAGAACTAGGAATAATCTGTTTCCAGGAAACCAGCCCTTGAGTGCAGGCATAAGTATACTGTAGCATTCTCAGCACAAAACCAGGAAACTTGTGGACATCGTTCTGTAATGGCTTTGGACGGATTTGGATGACTGATGTAatcaaggttgtgggttcaccagttactgtatctagctttaCTTTAACAATACTGACAATAGAAAGGTTATAGCTATTGGCACCCTATAACTACACGGACCATGGAGATTTTGATACACAATAAAAGCAGCAAAGACCTCAGTTGACTGTGTCCGAGAACAGAAGGAACAGTACCCCCTATAGGTGTAACCAAAACAAACAccatgttcccctcctcatcaccAGATGTTCCCAGGCACCGAGGGCTGGCCATTCCCCCGCTACCAGGGCTCGTGTGGCAGGCTGATGGTGTGGGCAAGCTCCAGGCCTCTGTGGGGCCTTTATGGTTCCTCCAGGGAGTTTGTCCAGAGGGTGGACGTGGCCTACCAGCTACTCCATATCACCCAGGGCCTGGGCCACAACAGTCTGGGTTTCCTGCTCTACTACACCAGGCTAGGGGAGGATATGTTTGGCCTGCTGGATGACCAGCGAGTGTTCATCACAGATGCCAGCAGCATAGGGGTCATTGACCTGGAGCAGGGTGAGTGGAACAAATGGGTACTGGCTCTGTCGTTAGAGGATAGGGGGACTCTGCAAATGTGATGTGGATGATGACGATTGTGTTGATGACGACAATAAGGGGTTTCACATTCCCAAAGAACTCAAAGCTCTTTTACAAAGGGTTGGGGAATCGGGGCGGGCTCACCTCATCCATAACAGTGAAAATACAGTATATTTTCATAGCTGGGAGAGTCAGAAAGTCAGAGATGTGATCAGAATAAATATTCCTTTGAATTTTCCTTAAAAGTACCTATCGTTATGAGCTTATTGTGTGGCTTACACAAGCATGTCTGTCTGATCCACTGCAtagaaacaaatcaaatcaaagtttatttgccaTGTgtgccttacagtgaaatgcttacttacaggctctaaccaatagtgcaaaaaaggtattaggtgaacaataggtaagtaaagaaataaaaacaacagtgaaaaaacagtagcgaggctacatacagacaccggttagtcaggctgattgaggtagtatgtacatgtagatatggttaaagtgactatgcatatatgatgaactgAGAGTAacagtagcgtaaagaggggttggcaggtggtgggacacaatgctcACAACCCGATTAGCCAACACACAAGCAGACAGGGAGTTTTCCAGAAACATCACTGTACTATCAAGGTTCAGTCTTTAATCATTATCAGCCGGATGTAGCTGATAGTGTTATTTAGAACCTCACACAGGAAGGATATTTTTTACCCTGTTCCACTTTTTTGAAACCGTCAATTAACACTTCCTTTTTTCTGTTCTGCAAATCATTATATTGGGGTCACAAACATCTGTGCTCTTATCAGACAAGTTTCAAAACATTTTctgtttcaaaacattttctcCCTATTGAACACAACCCAGGTTTCTTTTGTGTGCTAGTAATCAGAGGCAATGGTGTCTCTTTTAGCTCTTCTACTGAGATGCTGTGTGCTGTAACAGAATTGTAAGTACCTACAACAGACGAAAAAGCTCCCTGGCAATGAGAGTAGTGAAGTTCCTTTTTTTATGAAACAAAGACAATATATTCCACTGTATCAGATATACAGAAGCTCAGTGGGGACATTTAATGATGTCAGTTATCTTTGTGTTGGTCAGGATCCTTGGTGTGGCATCATATGAAAGATTGGGTTGGAATAACGTGGGCAATAAGGCCCACACACAGACTAGGGAAGTTTATCCCTATAATGACTGTCATCTCAGCAGTAAAAGAGGACTCAGAGGCAAACCTTGTTTGTCAATATTACAAACTAGGGAATGGACGCAGAGAAATTATACAGTGTATGTATTAAAacgtatacactgagtataccgaacactttcctaatattgagttgcactcccagACACTCTCCTCATCTAAAACAACAACTCCGCGTTGTTGGAAAATGTcccgtaagtaaacatttcactgttaagcCATGTTCATATCGGCAGTTTGAAGAGACTCAAATCCAATTTTTGGCATATCTGATTCAAATCTGttctttttcctgcagtctgacCGACAGGTTTGAAAAACAAAACTtatttgagcattaaggcctgcagtgtgaacacgGCTTTAGTCTACAtctgcatgtgactaataacatttgataccACCTACACTTATCCAGTCTTTTTAGTAAGGGTCAAAGCATTTGGATATGGTCACACTTACTCTCTCTTCCAGGGTTCCCCCCAGACCCTCCCTCCCAAACAGGCTCTGATGGGGACATCTTCTCCTGCCTGGGTCAGGGTACATCCCCCTGCCATCGCTCTCCTC
This genomic window contains:
- the dipk2b gene encoding divergent protein kinase domain 2B precursor; the protein is MPLKRCDQRAVGSVRLTVCVLSWLLCVCWAPSVVEPAGTPPAPQQKALILQRAFLGLDKCNACVGTSICKKLLKDQIRFDWWMSPDTTLPLAEKQSFPGNLTDDSLSWRPVVLSFLSSPCLHSSSDRSICRSVGRQGPCSIEAVLRVTPRFQSLNQSHLLLPHIVKGLAPPLLRCPSQRLLDRIVRRYAEVVDVGSVQMKHFSERDKLRLLYTLAVNQQPLILQMFPGTEGWPFPRYQGSCGRLMVWASSRPLWGLYGSSREFVQRVDVAYQLLHITQGLGHNSLGFLLYYTRLGEDMFGLLDDQRVFITDASSIGVIDLEQGFPPDPPSQTGSDGDIFSCLGQGTSPCHRSPPCSSVRPTQSLTLLCTALLPRLLLTERGAQTTRLPMEGEAEAGRLARDVPLLLGVCADPSQPDWRIMAAVGSLMDLLKPMRPCNPHYTYRYPECRYNQDY